The following are encoded together in the Cynocephalus volans isolate mCynVol1 chromosome 4, mCynVol1.pri, whole genome shotgun sequence genome:
- the LOC134376835 gene encoding acetyl-coenzyme A synthetase 2-like, mitochondrial, which yields MAARGLGRGVGRLLGSLRGRAGQPDPLLLRVSVPRWVASGLSGREPAAAAVPLGSYPALSAQAAREPAAFWGPLARDTLVWDTPYHTVWDCDFSSGKIGWFLGGQLNVAVNCLDQHVRKAPESIALIWERDEPGTEVRITYRELLETTCRLANTLKRYGVNRGDRVAIYMPVSPLAVAAMLACARIGAIHTVIFAGFSAHALAGRINDAKCKVVITFNQGLRAGRVVELKKIVDEAMKQCPTIQHVLVAHRTDNKVNMGDRDICLEQEMAKEDPVCAPESMGSEDMLFTLYTSGSTGSPKGLVHTQAGYLLYAALTHKLVFDYQPGDIFGCVADIGWITGHSYVVYGPLCNGATSVLFESTPVYPDAGRYWEMVQRLKINQFYGAPTAVRLLLKYGDAWVKKYDRSSLRTLGSVGEPINVEAWKWLYKVVGDSRCTLVDTWWQTETGGICISPRPSEEGAEILPGMVMRPFFGIIPVLLDEKGCVLEGGDVSGALCISQAWPGMARSIYGDHQRFVNTYFKAYPGYYFTGDGAYRTQRGYYQITGRMDDVINIGGQRLGTAEIEDAMANHPAVPETAVIGYPHDIKGEAAFAFIVLKDDSGDSEAVVSELKSAVATKIAKYAVPDEILVVKRLPKTRSGKVMRRLLRKIISGRTEDLGDTTTLEDPRVITEILSAYQKCKEKQAGAK from the coding sequence ATGGCGGCGCGCGGTCTGGGCCGCGGCGTCGGGCGGCTGCTGGGCAGTCTGCGTGGGCGCGCAGGGCAGCCGGATCCGCTGCTGCTCCGGGTGAGCGTGCCGCGCTGGGTGGCCTCGGGACTGTCGGGCCGCgaacctgctgctgctgcggtGCCGCTTGGCTCGTACCCCGCGCTGAGCGCTCAGGCGGCACGGGAGCCAGCCGCCTTCTGGGGGCCGCTGGCGCGGGATACGCTCGTGTGGGACACCCCCTACCACACTGTCTGGGATTGCGACTTCAGCAGTGGCAAGATCGGCTGGTTCCTGGGAGGCCAGTTAAACGTGGCCGTCAACTGCTTGGATCAGCATGTTCGGAAGGCCCCCGAGAGTATTGCTTTGATCTGGGAGCGAGACGAGCCTGGAACTGAAGTGAGGATCACCTACAGGGAACTGCTGGAGACCACATGCCGCCTGGCCAATACACTGAAGAGGTATGGAGTCAACCGAGGGGACCGTGTGGCTATCTACATGCCTGTGTCCCCACTGGCTGTGGCGGCAATGCTGGCCTGTGCCAGGATTGGAGCTATCCACACAGTCATCTTTGCTGGATTCAGTGCACATGCCTTGGCTGGGAGGATCAACGATGCCAAGTGCAAGGTGGTTATCACCTTCAACCAAGGGCTCCGGGCAGGGCGTGTGGTGGAGCTGAAGAAAATAGTGGATGAAGCCATGAAGCAGTGTCCAACCATCCAGCATGTGCTGGTGGCTCACAGGACAGACAACAAGGTCAACATGGGGGACCGGGACATCTGCCTGGAGCAGGAGATGGCCAAGGAGGACCCTGTGTGTGCCCCAGAGAGCATGGGCAGTGAGGACATGCTCTTCACACTGTACACCTCGGGGAGCACCGGCTCACCCAAGGGGCTCGTCCACACCCAGGCTGGCTACCTGCTGTATGCCGCCCTGACTCACAAGCTTGTGTTTGACTACCAGCCTGGCGACATCTTCGGCTGTGTGGCTGACATCGGCTGGATCACAGGACACAGCTATGTGGTGTACGGACCCCTCTGCAATGGAGCCACCAGTGTCCTTTTTGAGAGCACCCCAGTTTACCCTGATGCTGGTCGGTATTGGGAGATGGTTCAGAGGTTAAAGATCAATCAGTTCTACGGTGCTCCAACGGCTGTCCGGCTGTTACTGAAGTATGGTGATGCCTGGGTAAAGAAGTATGATCGTTCCTCCCTGCGGACCCTGGGGTCAGTGGGAGAACCCATCAACGTCGAGGCCTGGAAGTGGCTCTACAAGGTGGTGGGAGACAGCAGGTGCACGCTGGTGGACACCTGGTGGCAGACAGAGACGGGTGGCATCTGCATCTCGCCGCGGCCCTCTGAGGAAGGGGCGGAAATCCTCCCTGGCATGGTGATGAGGCCCTTCTTTGGCATCATCCCCGTTCTCCTGGACGAGAAGGGATGTGTCCTGGAAGGCGGTGATGTCTCCGGAGCCCTGTGCATCTCCCAGGCGTGGCCGGGTATGGCCAGGTCCATCTACGGCGACCACCAGAGATTCGTGAACACTTACTTCAAGGCATATCCAGGCTATTACTTCACTGGAGACGGGGCTTACCGAACCCAGCGTGGCTATTACCAGATCACAGGGCGGATGGACGATGTTATCAACATTGGCGGCCAGCGGCTGGGGACCGCAGAGATCGAGGATGCGATGGCTAACCACCCTGCAGTGCCAGAAACTGCTGTCATTGGCTACCCCCATGACATCAAAGGAGAAGCTGCTTTTGCCTTCATCGTGTTGAAAGATGACTCGGGTGACTCAGAGGCAGTGGTGAGTGAACTCAAGTCGGCAGTGGCCACCAAGATTGCCAAGTACGCCGTGCCTGATGAGATTCTGGTGGTGAAACGTCTTCCAAAAACCCGGTCTGGAA